A region from the candidate division WOR-3 bacterium genome encodes:
- a CDS encoding MotA/TolQ/ExbB proton channel family protein codes for MVLIYLSALSYENAARISKNDPVTWVILGALFIISFFTVSIAVERFLLFRKATSLNNSFETTFGNIKTKEMMGNLTIVGDPAPFARIFIGLHNRLFFTPNPEAPVPAKPKLEEIKMLSEKLVREEMHRLEGKITFLATTTTVAPFFGLLGTVWGIMLSFMAMGQHKSTDISAIGPGVAAALVTTIVGLLVAIPAVMLYNGLNSKLRSMVVSMENFSDEIIEKSLVWGMIS; via the coding sequence ATGGTCCTGATTTACCTTTCGGCACTGTCGTACGAAAACGCGGCACGCATATCCAAAAACGATCCCGTCACCTGGGTGATCCTAGGCGCGCTTTTTATAATATCTTTTTTTACGGTTTCGATCGCGGTTGAAAGGTTTCTGCTTTTCAGAAAAGCGACGTCTCTCAACAACAGTTTTGAAACTACTTTCGGCAACATCAAAACCAAAGAGATGATGGGAAATCTGACTATCGTCGGCGACCCGGCACCTTTTGCAAGGATATTCATCGGCCTTCACAACAGACTTTTTTTTACTCCGAATCCCGAAGCCCCTGTACCGGCAAAACCGAAACTCGAAGAGATTAAAATGCTCTCGGAAAAACTTGTCAGAGAGGAAATGCACAGGCTAGAGGGAAAAATAACGTTTCTCGCGACTACTACTACCGTGGCGCCTTTTTTCGGCCTGCTGGGTACAGTGTGGGGCATAATGCTGTCTTTCATGGCGATGGGACAGCACAAATCAACCGACATTTCAGCCATTGGCCCCGGTGTTGCGGCAGCTCTTGTGACGACTATCGTCGGATTGCTGGTCGCCATTCCGGCCGTGATGCTTTACAACGGACTGAATTCCAAACTTAGAAGCATGGTAGTATCAATGGAAAATTTTTCGGACGAAATAATTGAAAAATCCCTTGTTTGGGGCATGATTTCATGA
- a CDS encoding PD40 domain-containing protein — protein sequence MFALYLILNLFLSQSDIYVGITAYGKEQIDIIIMPFTSSGELSGTATQSQQIVGSDLLYSLYFSIVTPQEAGLTIGDLLPPRWSKLQATGTEAIAIASISEEGGKILIKGVLLDLYSESAIFENTYTGSRDQIRKISHEFSDDIVAALTGEKGIFTTRIAYTRRGHSTSGVRVCDYDGFNDESFVSNGSINISPFWNSSGGLLFTSYVSEKPEIVTLAQGKLEPIPVSGNLQVGGEFSPDGSSLAFAMNIDGNTDIYVLELPGNNLKRVTTAHSIECSPTWSPSGNEIAFTSDRAGGPQIYVSGRDGINARQITFTGSYNTSPAWSPRGDRILFVGMQGGGSFQIFSVSPSGDNLRQLTAVGDNEDPSWSPDGLHVVFSSNRSGNDRLYTMNFDGTFVREIVSSPGSVMPAWSK from the coding sequence ATGTTTGCTTTGTATTTGATATTGAACCTGTTTTTGTCACAGAGTGACATCTACGTCGGAATAACAGCTTACGGAAAAGAGCAAATTGACATAATAATCATGCCGTTCACTTCTTCCGGAGAACTTTCAGGAACGGCGACTCAGTCCCAGCAGATTGTCGGTTCCGACCTTCTTTACAGCCTTTATTTTTCCATAGTCACACCGCAAGAAGCCGGTTTGACGATTGGCGACCTTTTGCCTCCCAGGTGGAGTAAGCTTCAGGCGACGGGAACCGAAGCTATCGCCATCGCGTCGATCTCCGAAGAAGGAGGGAAGATTCTGATAAAAGGAGTTCTTCTTGACCTGTATTCAGAAAGTGCGATTTTCGAGAATACGTACACGGGATCGCGCGATCAGATAAGGAAAATCTCTCACGAGTTTTCAGACGACATTGTAGCGGCCCTGACAGGCGAAAAGGGTATTTTTACTACCAGGATAGCCTATACGAGAAGAGGCCACTCGACCTCGGGCGTTCGTGTCTGCGATTACGACGGTTTCAACGACGAAAGTTTTGTCAGCAACGGGTCCATAAACATTTCTCCTTTCTGGAACTCATCAGGAGGTTTGCTTTTTACTTCATACGTCAGCGAAAAACCCGAAATAGTTACTTTGGCACAGGGCAAACTTGAACCCATCCCCGTTTCCGGTAACCTGCAAGTCGGAGGTGAATTTTCACCGGACGGGAGTTCGTTGGCTTTCGCGATGAACATCGACGGAAATACTGACATATATGTCCTCGAACTTCCGGGCAACAACCTCAAAAGAGTCACTACCGCACATTCGATAGAGTGTTCTCCGACGTGGTCGCCCTCCGGCAATGAAATCGCTTTCACGAGCGACAGAGCCGGTGGACCTCAGATCTACGTTTCGGGAAGAGACGGCATCAACGCGAGGCAGATCACCTTCACAGGTTCCTACAACACATCGCCGGCGTGGTCTCCGAGGGGAGACAGGATACTTTTTGTCGGAATGCAGGGAGGAGGGTCTTTCCAGATATTCAGTGTTTCACCTTCTGGAGACAATTTAAGACAACTGACGGCTGTCGGAGACAACGAAGATCCCTCGTGGTCTCCAGACGGACTTCACGTTGTTTTTTCGAGCAACAGGTCGGGAAACGACAGACTTTACACTATGAATTTCGACGGCACTTTCGTGAGAGAAATAGTTTCTTCTCCGGGAAGTGTAATGCCCGCCTGGTCGAAATAA
- a CDS encoding TonB C-terminal domain-containing protein: MSNLYTRSSADTFKGFSFSFAAHAVFALLAGAVFVKMSDFTVVTEIVRYRVNLVASSDRTQSHTGSTAETQPLLQTDNQNQTTVIQQDDVTQTDQQNVLPVATGGSDPISVNIPGVGPEDPYIKSIVRKVSRYYSDPLGAGAEIRKATIKFTINSNGEISGAEIEESSGNSALDLAGLRAVRNSSPLPPLPERFGNSVVVHFYFEHK; this comes from the coding sequence ATGTCGAACTTGTATACACGGTCAAGCGCTGACACGTTCAAGGGATTTTCGTTTTCATTCGCGGCACACGCAGTTTTTGCATTATTGGCAGGAGCAGTTTTCGTGAAAATGAGTGATTTTACAGTGGTCACTGAGATTGTAAGATACAGAGTCAATCTGGTAGCCTCCAGCGATAGAACGCAAAGCCACACGGGTAGTACTGCAGAAACACAGCCGCTTCTGCAGACAGACAACCAGAACCAGACAACGGTCATTCAGCAAGACGACGTAACACAGACCGATCAGCAGAACGTCCTGCCGGTCGCGACGGGAGGAAGCGATCCGATATCCGTAAACATTCCCGGCGTCGGACCTGAAGATCCCTACATCAAGTCAATAGTCAGAAAAGTTTCCAGGTATTATTCCGACCCTCTAGGTGCCGGAGCGGAAATAAGAAAAGCGACTATAAAATTCACAATAAATTCGAACGGGGAAATATCCGGGGCAGAGATAGAAGAGAGCTCGGGAAACTCGGCGCTGGACCTCGCTGGTCTCAGAGCTGTCAGAAATTCTTCACCTCTTCCTCCGCTGCCAGAAAGGTTCGGAAATTCCGTCGTCGTCCATTTTTATTTTGAACACAAGTAA
- the rlmN gene encoding 23S rRNA (adenine(2503)-C(2))-methyltransferase RlmN, whose protein sequence is MNTEERKHKFMEPVPDNLSDYCHKEGLPSYREGQILEWIWKKKALDPLSMSNLPTSVREDLREKIYLPEIEKMNKSGDKTVKYKVKFWDKNEAETVLIKEGGRTTVCVSTGIGCPYGCLFCATGGMGFVRQLTPYEIAVQVLLAASAGKANPTNVVLMGMGEPFYDYKGAMAACDMINDKRMLGIGQRKITVSTAGVVPGILFLAKSAKQYKLAVSLNASNDTDRKKIMPVARKWTLSALMDAVKQYTDITNKKVTFEYVLIKGFNDGPSDARKLSELLDGVLCKVNLIPYNRAEKGFERPEPAILLRFQEALKKEGVEVTTRFSKGEDIQAACGQLFTGKQKKMR, encoded by the coding sequence ATGAACACCGAAGAAAGAAAGCATAAGTTCATGGAACCTGTTCCGGACAATCTTTCCGATTATTGTCACAAAGAGGGGCTTCCTTCTTACAGGGAAGGTCAGATACTCGAATGGATATGGAAAAAGAAGGCACTGGATCCTCTTTCGATGTCCAATTTGCCGACTTCCGTCAGAGAAGACCTCAGGGAAAAGATTTACTTGCCGGAGATAGAAAAAATGAATAAATCCGGTGATAAAACGGTAAAGTATAAAGTGAAGTTTTGGGACAAAAATGAAGCGGAAACCGTTCTCATAAAAGAAGGGGGCAGGACGACCGTGTGCGTTTCGACCGGAATAGGTTGCCCGTACGGATGTCTTTTCTGCGCTACAGGAGGAATGGGATTCGTAAGACAGCTGACGCCTTACGAGATAGCCGTTCAGGTTCTTCTCGCCGCGTCCGCCGGAAAGGCGAACCCTACAAATGTCGTCCTGATGGGGATGGGGGAGCCTTTTTACGACTACAAAGGAGCAATGGCTGCGTGCGACATGATTAACGACAAGAGAATGCTCGGGATCGGCCAGAGAAAAATCACAGTTTCCACTGCGGGGGTAGTGCCGGGAATACTATTTCTGGCAAAAAGCGCCAAACAATACAAACTGGCTGTTTCTCTGAACGCTTCGAACGATACCGACAGGAAGAAAATCATGCCTGTGGCAAGGAAATGGACTTTGTCGGCTCTCATGGACGCCGTCAAGCAATACACGGATATAACGAACAAGAAGGTGACTTTCGAATACGTTTTGATAAAAGGTTTCAACGACGGACCTTCGGACGCGAGAAAACTATCGGAACTGCTTGATGGAGTTCTTTGCAAAGTGAACCTGATCCCTTATAACCGCGCAGAGAAAGGCTTCGAAAGACCTGAGCCGGCAATACTTCTGAGATTTCAGGAAGCCCTGAAAAAAGAAGGGGTAGAAGTAACTACAAGGTTCAGCAAAGGAGAAGATATACAAGCCGCGTGCGGACAACTCTTCACAGGAAAACAAAAGAAAATGAGGTGA
- a CDS encoding agmatine deiminase family protein — MFLIFVLTIVLTSANTWIPGHEEGPFSGEFAELIVDGMSVNHPPHDPGPLKPLLPEYYPSMGKDPVVPTDPPAAPVRMCAEWEPAVSVLIRYPVGLPWNLISDLAQDLHVTCLTDNVSSAQSAFTSHGISLSDVTFVSTPTNSYWTRDYGPWSVFDGNDSVGISDHVYNRRYTHGRIDDDESNWDLAPALGIKLWKTMLAHTGGNMMCDGHGRAMSSNNVYSDDNPSLSVDSVNALMLAYWGISNYYTFNDPLGSYINHIDCYAKFLSEEKVVVIRNGVDDAALNQLANYITTLTNCYGRNYEVVRLNCPDSIYAAYVNSLILNNKVYVPVTGNTLYDTAAINFYEREMPGYDAVGYTDYSFEPTDAIHCRTMAIFDPGMLFVDHDPGIDPFELRIRALVHDYSGEGVISDQVFFAWKFHGDSVFENFETMERVTGFPDSFWCILPQPVADDTAVIDYFIQATDSSGRTERDPYTAPEGFYTVSYEINSVEEMPVTVVPAQVEFASVFSEGLLRVEFSLTEMTDVSVKIFDVTGRSVYVVAEGRYSEGHHLLSEDIGEGIQAGSYFVLARIGQATFSRKFNRY, encoded by the coding sequence ATGTTTTTAATATTCGTTCTGACAATTGTACTCACTTCCGCGAATACCTGGATACCCGGACATGAAGAAGGGCCGTTTTCCGGAGAATTCGCCGAACTAATCGTCGACGGAATGTCTGTCAATCATCCTCCTCACGATCCAGGCCCTTTAAAACCGCTTCTGCCTGAATATTATCCTTCCATGGGAAAAGATCCCGTTGTGCCGACCGATCCTCCCGCCGCGCCCGTCAGGATGTGCGCCGAGTGGGAACCGGCGGTTTCCGTTCTCATAAGATATCCCGTCGGACTGCCGTGGAATCTTATATCAGATCTCGCTCAGGATCTCCACGTCACCTGTCTTACGGACAACGTCTCGTCCGCCCAGTCGGCTTTCACGAGCCACGGCATTTCTCTCTCCGACGTAACTTTCGTTTCGACTCCAACCAACAGCTACTGGACGAGGGATTACGGCCCCTGGTCGGTCTTCGACGGAAACGATTCAGTGGGAATTTCAGACCACGTCTACAACAGAAGATACACTCACGGCAGGATAGACGACGACGAGTCCAACTGGGACCTCGCACCGGCTCTCGGAATAAAACTGTGGAAAACAATGCTCGCTCACACGGGCGGCAATATGATGTGCGACGGCCACGGCAGAGCGATGTCGAGCAACAACGTATATTCAGACGACAACCCGTCTTTGTCCGTAGATTCGGTCAACGCTTTGATGCTCGCCTACTGGGGAATTTCCAACTATTACACTTTCAACGACCCGCTCGGAAGCTACATAAATCACATAGATTGTTATGCTAAATTTCTTTCGGAAGAGAAAGTTGTCGTCATAAGGAACGGAGTTGACGACGCCGCTCTCAATCAGCTCGCGAATTACATTACGACTCTTACAAACTGTTACGGCAGAAATTACGAGGTCGTCAGGCTCAACTGTCCTGATAGCATATACGCCGCTTACGTCAACAGCCTGATACTCAACAATAAAGTCTACGTGCCGGTGACCGGCAATACATTGTACGACACTGCCGCGATCAACTTTTACGAGAGGGAGATGCCCGGTTACGACGCAGTAGGTTATACGGATTACAGTTTTGAACCCACAGACGCCATCCACTGCAGGACTATGGCTATTTTCGACCCCGGAATGCTTTTTGTAGATCACGACCCCGGTATAGATCCTTTCGAACTGAGAATCCGCGCTCTCGTCCATGATTACAGCGGCGAAGGCGTAATAAGCGATCAGGTGTTTTTCGCGTGGAAGTTCCACGGAGACAGCGTTTTTGAAAATTTTGAGACAATGGAGAGGGTAACCGGCTTTCCCGACAGTTTTTGGTGTATTTTGCCTCAACCGGTCGCCGACGACACTGCTGTTATTGATTACTTTATCCAGGCGACAGACTCCTCCGGAAGGACCGAAAGGGATCCCTACACGGCTCCGGAAGGATTCTACACCGTGTCTTACGAAATTAATTCCGTTGAAGAGATGCCTGTCACTGTCGTTCCGGCGCAGGTGGAATTCGCGTCCGTCTTTTCGGAGGGATTGTTGAGAGTCGAATTCTCTCTCACTGAGATGACCGACGTTTCAGTAAAGATTTTTGACGTCACAGGAAGAAGCGTCTATGTCGTCGCTGAAGGCAGGTATTCGGAGGGACACCACTTATTATCAGAGGATATTGGAGAGGGAATCCAGGCGGGAAGTTATTTCGTGCTCGCCAGGATAGGACAGGCGACTTTCAGCAGAAAATTCAACCGTTACTGA
- a CDS encoding biopolymer transporter ExbD translates to MMAVSDELKPMSGINVTSLVDVTMSLLIMFMITVPLINEQRVRSSVGVPVLSDSARSEVVPEDLKTSVISIDSTGNIFFGLYLGQRAVSSETLSAAEDLIPRLRALDPLTPVSIEADSSAMYKHVLDCVRAVAKAGINNVELVYTVKR, encoded by the coding sequence ATGATGGCGGTTTCCGACGAACTGAAACCGATGTCCGGAATAAATGTCACCAGTTTGGTGGACGTAACGATGTCTCTGCTTATAATGTTCATGATTACCGTCCCGCTTATAAACGAACAGAGGGTGAGGTCTTCTGTCGGTGTGCCTGTTTTGAGCGACAGCGCCCGCTCGGAAGTCGTACCCGAAGACCTAAAAACTTCCGTCATTTCAATTGACAGCACCGGAAATATTTTTTTCGGTCTTTACCTTGGTCAGAGAGCCGTTTCGAGTGAAACTCTTTCAGCGGCCGAGGACCTCATACCCCGTCTCAGGGCACTCGATCCTTTGACACCGGTGAGCATAGAGGCTGATTCCTCGGCGATGTACAAACACGTGCTCGACTGCGTCAGAGCAGTTGCGAAGGCAGGGATTAACAATGTCGAACTTGTATACACGGTCAAGCGCTGA
- a CDS encoding rhodanese-like domain-containing protein, translating to MKKYLAGIIVLSSTGITLSSCNARRGMSMESVCVELLNRDTVYMDVTPEQTQEILRLSDGSVRIIDVRRPEEFDSFRISNSINVNYGSENFREIIDTFPRECLYLLYCKHGARSSSAATIMKELNFIRVLNLSGGIKSWIQLGYPVE from the coding sequence GTGAAAAAATATTTGGCAGGGATTATTGTTTTATCTTCAACCGGAATCACTTTATCAAGCTGTAACGCGAGGAGAGGGATGAGTATGGAATCTGTCTGTGTCGAATTGTTGAACAGAGATACCGTTTACATGGACGTCACGCCCGAACAGACGCAGGAAATACTGAGATTGTCCGACGGCAGTGTCCGTATTATAGACGTAAGACGGCCCGAAGAATTCGATTCTTTCAGGATATCCAATTCGATAAACGTAAATTACGGTTCTGAGAATTTCAGGGAAATAATCGATACTTTTCCCAGGGAATGTCTCTATCTTTTATACTGCAAACACGGAGCGAGGAGTTCGAGCGCGGCCACAATCATGAAAGAATTGAATTTCATAAGAGTGTTGAATCTGTCCGGGGGGATTAAATCCTGGATACAACTCGGATATCCGGTCGAATGA
- the trpS gene encoding tryptophan--tRNA ligase, with protein sequence MSKKVFSGIQPSGNLHVGNYFGALKQWIGIQDKYDCVYGIVDYHAMTVRYDPGELQGRVLDAAVSYLSAGLNPETSVLMVQSMVPEHTELAWILNCATPLSWCERVPTFKDKVAQNADNVNVGLLDYPVLMAADILVYKSELVPVGKDQLPHLELCREIVRKFNATFGDTFPEPQPIIGKGAVILGLDGKLKMSKSLGNCIYLSDSPEEINKKLATAVTDTRRQKKTDPGVPTECNVFSLHGLLSTPQQIEYCKEGCIKASIGCFECKKILAENLAKELAPYRENKEKWLSRIPDVKEILSEGSRKARETAKSTMKEVKEKTGLWS encoded by the coding sequence TTGAGCAAAAAGGTTTTTTCCGGAATCCAGCCCTCGGGAAACCTCCACGTCGGCAATTATTTCGGAGCTCTGAAACAATGGATAGGAATTCAGGATAAATACGACTGTGTCTACGGAATAGTGGATTACCACGCCATGACCGTCAGGTATGACCCCGGCGAGCTTCAAGGTAGAGTTCTGGACGCCGCCGTTTCCTACCTTTCGGCGGGATTGAATCCCGAGACCTCAGTCCTGATGGTTCAGTCTATGGTTCCCGAACATACGGAACTTGCGTGGATACTCAACTGTGCCACCCCTCTTTCGTGGTGCGAAAGGGTACCTACTTTCAAGGACAAAGTCGCTCAAAACGCAGACAACGTCAATGTCGGACTGCTCGACTATCCGGTTTTGATGGCTGCAGACATACTTGTCTACAAATCGGAACTTGTCCCCGTCGGTAAAGACCAGCTCCCTCACCTCGAACTCTGCAGGGAAATTGTCAGAAAATTCAACGCAACTTTCGGTGACACTTTTCCCGAACCTCAGCCGATTATAGGTAAAGGAGCGGTCATTCTCGGCCTGGACGGAAAATTAAAAATGTCGAAAAGTCTGGGCAACTGCATTTACCTGTCGGACTCACCGGAGGAAATTAACAAAAAACTGGCGACGGCAGTCACGGATACCCGAAGACAGAAAAAAACAGATCCCGGTGTACCGACCGAATGCAACGTTTTTTCCCTGCACGGTTTACTTTCCACACCCCAGCAGATAGAATATTGTAAAGAAGGATGTATAAAAGCTTCCATCGGCTGTTTCGAATGTAAAAAAATACTCGCTGAAAACCTCGCAAAAGAACTCGCACCTTACAGGGAAAACAAGGAGAAGTGGCTTTCAAGAATTCCTGACGTCAAGGAAATCCTTTCGGAGGGCAGCAGGAAAGCCCGCGAAACGGCCAAGTCAACAATGAAAGAAGTTAAGGAGAAAACCGGATTATGGTCCTGA